One Bifidobacterium crudilactis genomic region harbors:
- a CDS encoding peptidoglycan D,D-transpeptidase FtsI family protein, with amino-acid sequence MIRSGLAFWKRCSAFGKRVIVVSFVLAFIASTAMAKLAYIQLLDGKGTAEAATASRTTTKVLQASRGKVTDTNGIVLAQSVERYTIIGNPKFAASFEPTTCTAKTTSNCHSIDGKPVGATGPAAVARLLAPILGMDALQLGAMLTGTNQYVVIKKDVVPSVKRSIDKLNLGGIISSELSSERTYPNGTLMGSLLGGVDTDDNGVSGIEKMENSALTGVNGYQIYQRGANGQQIPGTETESKDAVDGSTVKLSLDRDVQWYVEKALKEGQEKYKAKWAIAVVQRVSDAKILALAGTDQVQAGSAQAKMNPSLAVTETFEPGSVGKIISLAGMLQEGTHKITDEFSVPYSINVEGQQYHDSESHGTERWTLAGILQNSSNVGMVMAGDQYTTAQRYGYLTKFGIGQPSGMGLTGESQGLLSSSDKWDKRTRNTVLFGQGYATNALQITNAVATIANKGVKQQQSIIDSVTSADGKVTKPKTSSEQVVNSTVSAEVLNAMESVAENYKSVASVDGYRVAAKTGTAEVAGSSGGLTSIVADWVGVLPADNPQYVVTVVMKDPQGTYGGLTAGPVFANIGEFLMQKYEVPTSTPRNDAIPVNW; translated from the coding sequence ATGATTCGATCGGGCCTCGCGTTCTGGAAACGCTGCAGTGCCTTCGGCAAACGCGTTATCGTGGTCAGCTTCGTTCTGGCCTTCATCGCATCAACCGCGATGGCGAAGCTCGCCTACATTCAATTGCTCGATGGAAAAGGCACCGCCGAGGCGGCGACTGCTAGCAGAACCACCACCAAGGTGCTGCAGGCATCGCGAGGAAAGGTGACCGACACCAACGGCATCGTTCTTGCGCAAAGCGTCGAGCGGTACACCATCATCGGCAATCCTAAATTCGCCGCATCCTTCGAACCGACCACCTGCACCGCCAAAACCACGTCCAACTGCCATAGCATCGACGGCAAGCCCGTCGGCGCGACAGGCCCTGCCGCCGTCGCCAGGCTGTTGGCCCCGATACTCGGTATGGATGCACTGCAACTGGGCGCGATGCTGACGGGGACGAACCAATACGTCGTCATCAAGAAAGATGTGGTGCCATCCGTCAAACGCAGCATCGACAAGTTGAATCTCGGAGGCATCATCAGTTCCGAGCTCAGCAGCGAACGCACCTATCCCAACGGCACGCTTATGGGTTCCCTGCTCGGGGGAGTGGATACGGACGACAATGGTGTTTCGGGCATTGAGAAGATGGAGAACAGCGCTCTGACGGGTGTCAACGGATACCAGATATATCAGCGCGGAGCCAACGGACAGCAGATTCCCGGCACGGAAACCGAGTCGAAGGATGCGGTGGACGGGTCGACCGTCAAGCTCTCTCTCGACAGGGATGTGCAGTGGTATGTCGAGAAGGCGCTGAAGGAAGGTCAAGAGAAATACAAGGCCAAATGGGCCATAGCCGTGGTCCAACGCGTTTCCGATGCGAAGATTCTTGCCCTCGCGGGAACGGACCAGGTCCAGGCCGGCAGCGCCCAGGCCAAGATGAATCCGTCTTTGGCGGTGACCGAGACCTTCGAACCTGGTTCGGTCGGCAAAATCATCTCGCTTGCCGGTATGCTGCAGGAGGGCACCCACAAAATCACCGACGAATTCAGCGTTCCCTACAGCATCAACGTCGAAGGACAGCAGTACCACGATTCCGAGTCGCACGGTACCGAGCGCTGGACGCTGGCGGGTATTCTCCAGAACTCATCCAATGTTGGCATGGTCATGGCAGGCGACCAATACACCACCGCGCAACGATACGGGTATCTGACGAAATTCGGTATCGGGCAGCCGTCGGGCATGGGTCTGACGGGTGAATCTCAAGGTCTGTTGAGTTCTTCCGACAAGTGGGACAAGCGCACGCGCAACACCGTGCTGTTCGGGCAAGGATACGCGACCAATGCGCTGCAGATAACCAATGCCGTGGCTACCATCGCCAACAAGGGCGTCAAACAGCAGCAGTCGATTATCGATTCCGTGACCAGTGCCGACGGCAAGGTCACCAAGCCCAAGACCTCATCGGAACAGGTGGTGAACTCCACGGTCTCCGCCGAGGTGCTCAACGCCATGGAGTCCGTCGCCGAGAACTACAAAAGCGTGGCATCCGTCGACGGATATCGTGTGGCCGCCAAGACGGGTACCGCCGAAGTCGCTGGTTCGAGCGGCGGATTGACTTCCATCGTGGCCGATTGGGTCGGTGTGCTTCCCGCCGATAATCCGCAGTATGTGGTTACCGTCGTGATGAAGGACCCGCAAGGGACTTACGGTGGTTTGACGGCGGGGCCGGTGTTCGCCAATATTGGTGAATTCCTTATGCAGAAATACGAGGTCCCCACGTCGACCCCGCGCAATGATGCTATTCCGGTAAATTGGTGA